The Bernardetia litoralis DSM 6794 genome includes a window with the following:
- a CDS encoding DDE-type integrase/transposase/recombinase: MPQIYHSNAQTNRNIRIQIQNSTQTNATLAKQFGTSSATISKWKNRDFSEDKSSAPKTIVYALSEVEKELIKKMRTSTWMSLEEVTECIQQVNSTISRSSVYRCFVKEKINTIPTEKKQEAKKFKAYQPGYLHIDVTYLPKLEGKAAYLFVAIDRATRLLFYKIYDQKTAENTELFMDECIEFFPFQISHILTDNGLEFTNRLIRSKKGNLCQKPSKMDEKCKENDIEHRLTKPNTPQTNGMVERVNGTIKQQTILKDKYKSREEMEIQMNQFLVYYNLYRRHGSLRKELNVKTPIQAIYKWFEIEPTIFKQTPKQFETKLINLQQKYNQNS; this comes from the coding sequence ATGCCACAAATTTATCACTCCAATGCTCAAACGAATAGAAATATTCGTATTCAAATTCAAAATTCTACTCAAACAAATGCTACTTTAGCAAAACAGTTTGGAACTTCATCAGCTACTATCTCTAAATGGAAAAACAGAGATTTTAGTGAAGATAAATCTTCAGCTCCTAAAACGATTGTTTACGCTTTGAGTGAAGTAGAAAAAGAGCTTATCAAAAAGATGAGAACTTCTACTTGGATGTCTCTAGAAGAGGTAACTGAGTGCATACAACAAGTCAATTCTACCATTTCTAGAAGCTCAGTTTATCGTTGTTTTGTCAAAGAAAAGATCAATACTATACCTACTGAAAAAAAACAGGAAGCTAAAAAATTTAAAGCCTATCAACCTGGTTATTTGCATATTGATGTTACTTATTTACCCAAATTAGAGGGAAAAGCAGCTTATTTATTTGTTGCTATTGATAGAGCTACACGACTTTTATTTTATAAGATATACGACCAAAAAACAGCCGAAAATACAGAACTATTTATGGACGAATGTATAGAATTTTTTCCTTTTCAAATCAGTCATATATTAACTGATAATGGACTTGAATTTACCAATCGTCTTATTCGTTCAAAAAAAGGAAATCTTTGTCAAAAACCTTCTAAAATGGACGAAAAATGCAAAGAAAATGATATAGAACACCGTTTGACTAAACCAAATACGCCACAAACCAATGGAATGGTTGAGCGAGTAAATGGAACTATAAAACAGCAAACAATTCTAAAAGATAAATACAAAAGTAGAGAAGAAATGGAAATTCAAATGAATCAATTTCTAGTCTATTATAATTTATACAGAAGACATGGATCACTAAGAAAAGAGTTAAATGTAAAAACACCTATACAAGCAATTTATAAATGGTTTGAAATAGAACCAACTATTTTTAAGCAAACACCAAAACAATTTGAAACAAAATTAATAAATTTACAACAAAAATATAATCAAAATTCATAA
- a CDS encoding DUF4835 family protein, whose translation MKKYIFGVLSFVFLSFSSQVFAQEFRCNIIVNDSRVEAQNKQIVGQLTKALTKFMNTTQWTEDRYEEWERIECNILITLDKNTDFAQGVYSGDAQIQYNRPVFGTAYTSPILNYFDKNFDFSYTPSEPLIYIPNCQVS comes from the coding sequence ATGAAAAAATATATTTTTGGAGTTTTAAGTTTTGTTTTCTTATCGTTTTCTAGTCAAGTTTTTGCACAAGAATTTCGTTGTAATATAATTGTCAATGATTCTCGTGTAGAAGCTCAAAACAAACAAATTGTTGGGCAGCTTACCAAAGCCTTGACAAAGTTTATGAACACAACGCAATGGACAGAAGACCGTTATGAGGAATGGGAACGCATAGAATGTAATATTTTGATTACATTGGATAAAAATACAGATTTTGCACAAGGTGTTTATTCTGGAGATGCCCAAATTCAATACAATCGTCCTGTTTTTGGAACAGCTTATACTTCTCCAATTCTTAATTATTTTGATAAAAATTTTGATTTTAGTTATACACCTAGTGAGCCACTAATTTATATTCCTAATTGTCAAGTTTCATAA
- a CDS encoding TlpA family protein disulfide reductase, translated as MKKLILFFALIIVAASCTSEKKHANAADSDATGENTQATEEITETATTTHSDKIFVEQTNADGSLKMFEDVLAEHKGKVIYVDFWATWCPPCRGEMPSSQKLHTQFEDKDVVFLYISFDRAAEAWKKGVEKMDIKGVHYYPSADANQAVSTKYGITSIPRYMLVDKTGKVINQNAPRPSSGQVIAGLIEQNL; from the coding sequence ATGAAAAAACTTATCTTATTCTTTGCTCTTATTATTGTTGCAGCTTCTTGTACAAGTGAAAAAAAACATGCTAATGCAGCAGATTCTGATGCAACAGGTGAAAATACTCAAGCTACTGAAGAAATAACAGAAACTGCAACAACTACCCATTCAGATAAAATTTTTGTAGAGCAAACTAATGCAGATGGTAGCTTAAAAATGTTTGAAGATGTATTGGCAGAACATAAAGGAAAAGTTATTTATGTAGATTTTTGGGCTACTTGGTGTCCTCCTTGTCGTGGTGAAATGCCTAGCTCTCAAAAACTACACACTCAATTTGAAGACAAAGATGTAGTTTTCTTGTATATCTCTTTTGATAGAGCTGCTGAGGCTTGGAAAAAAGGCGTTGAGAAAATGGACATCAAAGGAGTTCATTATTATCCTTCTGCTGATGCAAATCAAGCTGTTTCTACAAAATATGGAATCACATCAATTCCTCGTTATATGCTTGTAGATAAAACAGGTAAAGTAATTAATCAAAATGCACCTCGTCCGAGTTCTGGGCAAGTAATTGCTGGTTTGATTGAGCAAAATCTATAA
- the fmt gene encoding methionyl-tRNA formyltransferase → MPQLRIIFMGTPEFAVSSLDILVEHGYNVVAVITAPDKKAGRGQKINESDVKKAALKHGLPILQPTNLKDESFLEELKSYNANLQIVVAFRMLPKVVWDMPEIGTFNLHASLLPNYRGAAPINWAIINGEKKTGVTTFFLQHKIDTGDILFQEEEEIYHNDNVGTLYERLKNKGAKLVLKTVKAIHDNDYAVRKQDLEEKTPHAPKIFTEDTFINFNNESEKILNFVRGLTPYPAARMRLYDKMYKVFDVEIADYDEANELLVGEPLTDQKSYLYVKTLNGYIKINELQPQGKRRMKIEDFLRGNNI, encoded by the coding sequence ATGCCCCAATTACGTATTATTTTCATGGGAACGCCCGAGTTTGCCGTTTCCTCTTTAGATATTTTAGTAGAACATGGCTACAATGTAGTTGCTGTTATTACTGCACCTGATAAAAAAGCTGGGCGAGGTCAGAAAATAAATGAATCTGATGTAAAAAAAGCAGCTTTAAAACATGGTTTGCCTATTCTTCAGCCAACAAATCTAAAAGACGAGAGTTTTTTGGAAGAACTCAAAAGTTATAATGCCAATCTTCAAATTGTGGTAGCTTTCCGTATGCTTCCTAAAGTGGTTTGGGATATGCCCGAAATCGGAACATTTAATCTTCATGCTTCATTACTTCCTAATTATCGTGGTGCTGCGCCTATCAATTGGGCAATAATTAATGGTGAGAAAAAAACAGGAGTTACAACTTTTTTCTTGCAACATAAAATTGATACAGGCGATATTCTTTTTCAAGAAGAAGAAGAAATTTATCATAATGATAATGTCGGAACACTCTACGAAAGACTAAAAAATAAAGGTGCAAAACTGGTTTTGAAAACTGTAAAAGCGATTCATGACAATGATTATGCTGTCAGAAAACAGGACTTAGAAGAGAAAACTCCTCACGCTCCGAAGATTTTTACAGAAGATACATTCATAAACTTCAATAATGAAAGTGAAAAAATCCTAAACTTTGTGCGTGGGCTTACACCTTATCCTGCTGCAAGAATGCGCCTTTATGATAAGATGTATAAGGTTTTTGATGTAGAAATAGCTGATTATGATGAAGCAAATGAACTTTTGGTAGGTGAACCACTTACAGACCAAAAGAGTTACCTTTACGTTAAGACTTTAAATGGTTATATCAAAATCAATGAATTACAGCCTCAAGGAAAACGAAGAATGAAAATTGAAGACTTTTTGAGAGGGAATAACATTTAA
- a CDS encoding REP-associated tyrosine transposase, producing the protein MSEYRKTYEGGLFFITLTVVGWIDVFTRKEYADILVESLEFCKKEKQLAIFAYVIMPSHIHLIVRRNEGLLSDWLRDFKSYTAKQIIKEIENGGFESRKEWLLHLFKYHAKFKAQNSKYMFWQKSNHPTDLFIEKVTHQKIDYIHHNPVAANIVTEESYYHYSSTNPLSPLKMNE; encoded by the coding sequence ATGTCAGAATATAGAAAAACGTATGAAGGTGGATTATTTTTTATTACACTAACTGTTGTAGGTTGGATTGATGTTTTCACTCGCAAAGAATATGCTGATATACTTGTGGAAAGTTTAGAGTTTTGCAAGAAAGAAAAACAGTTAGCTATTTTTGCGTATGTAATTATGCCAAGTCATATTCATTTGATTGTTCGCAGAAATGAAGGTTTATTAAGTGATTGGCTTAGGGATTTTAAGAGTTATACAGCCAAACAAATCATCAAAGAGATAGAAAATGGAGGTTTTGAGAGTCGTAAAGAATGGCTTTTGCATCTGTTCAAGTATCATGCAAAGTTTAAAGCTCAAAATAGCAAATATATGTTTTGGCAAAAATCAAATCATCCAACCGATTTGTTTATAGAAAAAGTAACTCATCAAAAAATAGATTATATTCATCACAATCCTGTTGCAGCAAATATAGTAACCGAAGAAAGTTATTATCATTACAGTAGTACCAATCCATTATCGCCTTTAAAAATGAATGAGTGA
- a CDS encoding low molecular weight protein tyrosine phosphatase family protein, translated as MQERPKFLVVCGKNKKRSRTAEFIFKNDERFYIRSVGVSPKSNRKITENDINWADLILVMENDHKQKIKKIYSHLEIPTIETLNIPDEYEFMDEELIEILTEKINSFL; from the coding sequence ATGCAAGAAAGACCTAAGTTTTTAGTTGTTTGTGGCAAAAATAAAAAACGCAGCCGAACAGCCGAATTTATTTTCAAAAATGATGAACGTTTTTATATTCGTTCTGTTGGTGTAAGTCCGAAAAGTAATCGCAAAATTACAGAAAATGATATAAATTGGGCAGATTTGATTTTAGTAATGGAAAATGACCATAAACAAAAAATCAAAAAAATATACTCTCATTTAGAAATTCCTACCATTGAAACCTTAAATATTCCAGATGAATATGAATTTATGGATGAAGAACTAATTGAGATTCTGACTGAAAAAATTAATTCTTTTTTATAA
- a CDS encoding response regulator, which yields MSEQLSRIQVLIVDDVPSNLFTLRALLEEHFEEIEIVEANSGIEALEVLMRESIDLIILDIQMPEMDGFQTAKLIRSRKKTRNIPIVFLTAAYKSEEFKEKGFSLGATDYLTKPIDDYQLTSRINAYLSIIKLEKNHKSELERRVEERTSELKKALSQIKETNLKLETTLSKLKNAQKQVIAQEKLASLGELTAGIAHEIKNPLNFIINFSELSKEMIIELNDTFADVGKDIVEGSLKDITPDDVDNIKDILQNLNENSEKIHEHGKRADSIINNMLMHSQDRKGVYQDTHINTMLQEYISLAYHSTINNYKGFAAKIETNLDANVGNVKIIPQDLGRVFLNVVSNSLYALYNKKRKLGDGFEPMLTVRTINHEDNVEIIFRDNGTGIPQEMMDKIFNPFFTTKPAGEGTGLGLSICYDIVRNIHKGEIQVDSKEGEYTDFSIFLPKHVDTEENENGEENASYQNR from the coding sequence ATGTCTGAGCAACTATCTCGCATTCAGGTACTTATTGTAGATGATGTTCCGAGTAATCTATTTACTCTTCGTGCATTATTGGAAGAACATTTTGAAGAAATTGAAATTGTAGAGGCAAATTCAGGTATTGAAGCCTTAGAAGTTTTGATGCGTGAATCTATTGACCTTATCATTTTGGATATTCAGATGCCTGAAATGGACGGTTTCCAAACTGCAAAATTGATTCGTAGCCGTAAAAAAACTAGAAATATTCCTATTGTTTTTCTTACAGCAGCTTACAAATCAGAAGAATTTAAAGAAAAAGGTTTTTCATTGGGAGCAACTGATTATCTAACCAAACCGATTGATGATTATCAGCTTACAAGTCGTATAAATGCGTATTTGAGTATTATTAAGCTAGAAAAAAATCATAAATCAGAATTAGAACGAAGAGTAGAAGAACGAACTTCTGAACTCAAAAAAGCACTTTCTCAGATAAAAGAAACTAATTTAAAATTAGAAACAACACTTAGTAAGCTCAAAAATGCTCAAAAACAAGTGATTGCTCAAGAAAAATTAGCTTCTCTAGGTGAGCTTACAGCAGGAATTGCCCACGAAATAAAAAACCCTCTGAATTTTATTATTAATTTTTCGGAGCTTTCAAAGGAAATGATTATCGAACTCAATGATACTTTTGCCGATGTAGGAAAAGATATTGTTGAAGGAAGTTTGAAAGATATTACACCAGATGATGTAGATAATATTAAGGATATTTTACAGAATTTGAATGAAAATTCGGAAAAAATCCACGAGCATGGAAAACGTGCCGATAGTATCATTAATAATATGTTGATGCACTCACAAGACCGAAAAGGAGTTTATCAAGACACACATATAAATACCATGTTGCAAGAATATATTAGTTTGGCTTATCATAGCACAATTAATAATTATAAAGGTTTTGCTGCCAAAATAGAAACAAATCTTGATGCAAATGTAGGAAATGTAAAAATTATTCCACAGGATTTGGGGCGTGTATTCTTAAATGTAGTCAGTAATTCTTTGTATGCACTCTACAATAAAAAACGAAAATTAGGTGATGGTTTTGAGCCTATGCTTACCGTCCGAACTATCAATCATGAAGATAACGTAGAAATTATTTTTAGAGATAATGGAACAGGAATTCCACAAGAAATGATGGACAAAATTTTTAATCCATTCTTTACTACTAAGCCAGCAGGCGAAGGAACTGGTTTAGGACTTTCTATTTGTTATGATATTGTCAGAAATATTCATAAAGGCGAAATTCAAGTAGATTCTAAGGAAGGAGAATATACAGACTTTAGTATTTTCTTGCCAAAACATGTGGATACAGAAGAAAATGAAAATGGTGAAGAAAACGCAAGTTATCAAAATAGATAA
- a CDS encoding OmpH family outer membrane protein, producing MIKNTFTNSIYFVVVVFISFVALTGCNPKESKNASASTTTTASTSSNSSVEGDIAYVNVDSLNVYYNYLVDISDKTEKKQLEIRRQLEQSEIKLQADYESLQKRASQGLLSENAAKKEQQDLQTQVQMLDRQKASMSEAFRLQSEKDLNKAFSNIESVLEEYKAEKGYRVVLGVQKGMSMILYTDKNLDITKPVLELLNEKYKTEQDSAEVAN from the coding sequence ATGATTAAAAATACATTCACTAATTCAATTTACTTTGTAGTTGTTGTATTCATTTCTTTTGTAGCACTTACAGGCTGTAATCCAAAAGAGTCTAAAAATGCAAGTGCTTCAACTACAACAACAGCTTCTACCTCATCAAACTCTTCTGTTGAAGGCGATATTGCTTATGTTAATGTTGATTCTTTAAACGTTTATTACAATTATTTGGTAGATATAAGCGATAAGACAGAGAAAAAACAATTAGAAATAAGAAGACAACTTGAACAAAGCGAAATTAAGTTGCAAGCAGATTATGAAAGTTTACAAAAACGAGCTTCTCAAGGACTTTTATCTGAAAACGCAGCAAAAAAAGAACAACAAGACCTTCAAACACAAGTACAAATGTTAGACAGACAAAAAGCATCTATGTCAGAAGCATTTAGATTACAGAGTGAGAAAGACTTAAATAAAGCTTTTTCTAATATCGAAAGTGTTTTGGAAGAATACAAAGCAGAAAAAGGATATAGAGTTGTTTTGGGAGTTCAGAAAGGAATGTCTATGATTCTTTATACAGACAAAAATTTGGACATTACAAAACCTGTTTTAGAGCTTCTAAATGAAAAATATAAAACTGAGCAAGATAGTGCAGAAGTAGCTAATTAA
- a CDS encoding phosphatidylserine decarboxylase family protein, whose protein sequence is MKIHKEGYPSLLIVTLFAALVIGTGYYFSSSFSNPQLIESIAVVIGVVFFLIVLQFFRNPAVIVEQNEKHIIAPADGKVVVIEEVVETEYFNEKRRQISIFMSPINVHVNRNPLSGIVTYFKYHPGKYLVAWHPKASTDNERTTVVVKQPNTNTEILFRQIAGALARRICWYVKEGQPVMQGEEFGFIKFGSRVDIFVPLDAEINVNLEEKTKGGRTVIATLK, encoded by the coding sequence ATGAAAATTCATAAAGAAGGTTATCCTAGTTTACTTATCGTTACTCTTTTTGCTGCTCTTGTTATTGGTACAGGCTACTATTTTTCAAGTTCTTTTTCTAATCCTCAATTAATAGAATCAATAGCTGTTGTTATTGGAGTTGTTTTTTTCTTGATTGTTCTTCAGTTTTTTAGAAATCCTGCTGTAATAGTAGAACAAAATGAAAAACATATCATTGCGCCTGCTGATGGAAAAGTAGTAGTTATTGAAGAAGTTGTGGAAACAGAATATTTTAATGAAAAGCGTCGTCAGATTTCTATTTTTATGTCGCCTATCAATGTGCATGTCAATCGCAATCCTTTGTCTGGTATTGTAACTTATTTCAAATACCACCCTGGAAAATATTTGGTAGCTTGGCATCCAAAAGCAAGTACAGACAACGAACGCACAACTGTTGTGGTAAAACAACCCAATACAAATACAGAAATTTTGTTTCGTCAGATTGCAGGTGCGCTTGCTCGTCGTATTTGTTGGTATGTAAAAGAAGGTCAGCCTGTTATGCAAGGAGAAGAATTTGGGTTTATCAAATTTGGCTCTCGTGTAGATATTTTTGTTCCTCTTGATGCAGAAATAAATGTAAATTTAGAAGAAAAAACAAAAGGAGGAAGAACTGTAATTGCTACTTTGAAATAA
- a CDS encoding RsmE family RNA methyltransferase, with translation MDTYFFYPDLELGQQITLPEEEAKHLKTLRVKEGDFLDIVNGKGILAKGKVLSPNIKNSLIEITQIMDTEAKRPFYIHIAVAATKSSDRIEWFLEKAIEIGIDEISFIETSRSEYNNLKADRLVKKSIAAIKQSLRATLPRINPPKEFKDFIKKYHSDRKNQTKHGEETLEIQRFIAYTPTDTTAVLENCATKNAYYLVMIGSEGGFSPEEVHQAQQSGFECVSLGEYRLRTETAALYSCMALNSINRIS, from the coding sequence ATGGATACTTATTTTTTCTATCCTGATTTAGAACTCGGACAACAAATTACACTTCCAGAAGAGGAAGCCAAACATCTCAAAACGCTTAGAGTAAAAGAAGGCGATTTTTTGGATATTGTAAATGGAAAGGGAATTTTAGCTAAAGGAAAAGTTCTTTCGCCAAATATAAAAAACTCATTGATAGAAATTACGCAAATTATGGATACAGAGGCAAAACGTCCTTTTTACATTCATATTGCTGTTGCTGCAACTAAAAGTTCTGACCGAATAGAATGGTTTTTAGAAAAAGCTATCGAAATTGGAATTGATGAAATTTCATTTATCGAAACCAGCAGAAGCGAATATAATAATCTAAAAGCTGACCGTTTGGTCAAAAAAAGTATTGCTGCAATCAAACAATCTTTGCGTGCAACATTGCCAAGGATAAATCCTCCTAAAGAATTTAAAGATTTCATAAAAAAATATCATTCTGACCGAAAAAACCAAACTAAGCACGGAGAAGAAACGTTAGAAATTCAGCGTTTTATTGCGTACACTCCAACAGATACAACGGCAGTTTTAGAAAATTGTGCCACAAAAAACGCTTATTATTTGGTAATGATTGGAAGTGAAGGAGGTTTTTCTCCTGAAGAAGTTCATCAAGCACAACAATCTGGTTTTGAGTGTGTGAGTTTGGGAGAATATCGACTAAGAACCGAAACGGCTGCGCTTTATTCTTGTATGGCTTTAAATAGTATTAATAGAATCAGCTAA